The proteins below come from a single Oscillatoria sp. FACHB-1407 genomic window:
- a CDS encoding acetate--CoA ligase family protein has product MVLEQSSNTYSVNARRTDAFDVFNCGTYIGPNPYLDAAAFVFDFALTGHREPLPLEEYVAVIGDRYPQLRDQTFDSYAHLFAQTALELSKLEMDLHFHRWSMKPLEGRHRIAVQALHGRTSRAVVYGVWDWFEAITKDQPFNLSDQIEVMQGMFRQSVYGGPTVYALLRTAYEKGIPTFYLWDEGLMQYGYGKKQVRGVATTFDGDSHLDSDFTTRKDDCKAFLSTLGFPVPRGEIVISADEAISAARRVGYPVAVKPVVGHKGHGVTTDIQDVDGIEIAFDHAVEAIAESDPIRVIVEQSVRGSDYRLLCVNGRFVAATERRPAFIVGDGESTIEELINQENRQIARTDTPTSPLGKIKIDDAMENYLDEQGLSLDSVIERDRTIYLRRVANLSAGGLSIDATATVHPDNIILAQDIAQHFRLTCLGIDVIARDLSRSWRDGNFGILEINAAPGVYMHLKPSVGDSIDVTSAILGTFFESGAAARIPIITFNRVSISELQETIDHILFQHPTWTIGAVCRDGVFVNRAEKVLHPDYNTNVQNLVRNPKLDLLIVEYAESILEREGMFYYGSDIVVLNNPTEMELTLTRDVFDHSTIVVKEGDTVSIRRQGLMEQYRLGGSEPFQRVYLKELATIL; this is encoded by the coding sequence ATGGTGCTAGAACAAAGCTCCAACACGTATAGCGTTAATGCCCGCAGAACAGATGCATTTGATGTATTTAATTGCGGCACCTACATCGGTCCAAATCCCTATCTTGATGCAGCCGCATTTGTATTTGACTTCGCCTTAACGGGGCATCGGGAGCCATTGCCACTGGAGGAATATGTGGCGGTGATTGGCGATCGCTATCCCCAGTTGCGTGACCAGACCTTTGACTCTTACGCTCATCTATTCGCTCAAACTGCCCTGGAACTGAGCAAGTTGGAGATGGACTTGCACTTTCATCGCTGGAGCATGAAACCTCTTGAAGGCCGGCACAGAATTGCTGTGCAGGCGTTGCATGGGCGCACCAGTCGCGCCGTTGTGTATGGGGTCTGGGACTGGTTTGAGGCGATCACAAAAGATCAACCTTTTAATCTGAGTGACCAGATCGAGGTCATGCAAGGCATGTTTCGACAGTCGGTCTATGGTGGACCAACGGTTTATGCCTTACTGCGAACGGCTTACGAAAAAGGCATTCCGACCTTCTACCTGTGGGATGAAGGGCTAATGCAATACGGCTACGGCAAAAAACAAGTCCGGGGGGTTGCGACGACCTTTGATGGAGATAGTCACCTCGACTCTGACTTCACCACCCGTAAAGATGATTGCAAAGCCTTTCTCAGTACGCTGGGGTTTCCGGTTCCGCGTGGGGAAATTGTCATCTCAGCCGATGAGGCAATCTCAGCAGCACGGCGAGTTGGCTATCCCGTTGCGGTGAAGCCCGTCGTGGGGCACAAGGGACATGGGGTGACCACCGACATTCAGGATGTCGATGGGATTGAAATCGCGTTTGATCACGCTGTGGAGGCGATCGCCGAGAGTGACCCCATTCGTGTCATTGTTGAGCAAAGTGTGAGAGGCTCCGATTATCGCTTGCTGTGTGTCAACGGTCGTTTTGTTGCCGCTACAGAACGTCGTCCTGCCTTCATCGTGGGGGATGGGGAATCAACAATTGAAGAGTTGATTAACCAAGAAAACCGTCAAATTGCCCGCACTGATACCCCTACCTCTCCGTTGGGCAAAATCAAAATTGATGACGCCATGGAGAACTACCTCGATGAACAGGGGTTGTCGTTGGATAGTGTGATAGAGCGCGATCGCACCATTTATCTCCGCAGGGTGGCAAACCTATCGGCAGGTGGATTGAGCATCGACGCAACGGCGACCGTCCACCCCGACAACATTATCCTGGCACAGGATATTGCCCAGCACTTCCGCCTGACCTGTCTGGGAATCGACGTCATCGCTCGTGATCTGTCGCGTTCCTGGCGAGACGGCAACTTTGGTATTCTCGAAATCAACGCTGCTCCGGGAGTTTACATGCATTTGAAACCCTCGGTAGGCGATAGCATTGACGTCACTTCTGCGATTCTTGGTACGTTCTTTGAATCGGGCGCAGCGGCTCGCATTCCTATCATCACGTTTAACCGCGTTTCTATCTCAGAACTTCAAGAAACCATCGACCACATTCTGTTTCAACATCCCACCTGGACGATTGGAGCAGTCTGTCGAGATGGCGTCTTCGTTAACCGGGCGGAAAAAGTGTTGCATCCGGACTACAACACAAATGTGCAAAACCTAGTCCGCAATCCAAAGCTCGATCTGCTAATTGTGGAATACGCCGAAAGCATCCTGGAACGGGAAGGCATGTTCTATTACGGCAGTGACATTGTGGTGCTCAACAATCCCACTGAAATGGAGTTGACGCTCACTCGCGATGTCTTTGATCACTCTACGATTGTCGTCAAAGAGGGTGAC